In one Pungitius pungitius chromosome 13, fPunPun2.1, whole genome shotgun sequence genomic region, the following are encoded:
- the fmn2a gene encoding formin-2 isoform X2: protein MHTIKTVETQVPFLKESFFTTTFKGRRKSSVTNLLRKQQHSLLNQQHQQQPCVRERRHPDHFLPPPPEDEPGPRTPGRKRLVRSTSSPLCKTAERARADGDREEEHKEREDQRGREDAQGRGGERGVSGGEPAAVGAGRPPPLLLSSSAELGEAASSFSQLHGSVVGRQRGLGSSVRAVTDADPSASAAASAAASAAREDAQPRPQQHGLLAKGVRLLRNMGNQDTKQKKAGGSGGAAGDASCDADAGERELDKKAKKSHSKISKGGGEHGGRKKSKSESKGSVFSGIKIRKGLSKAKGSSKEDVLEDGRPGRFGKAGPKPFAEAGLSADEMHSDVEGDLCNFTADIQQFGGDETGRKTSSGSDADLYSFHSAAADTEDLLSDIQQTIRDQCVAGDKLEMVTGFLSQVSTSERDQASQKVTPHRQFDLDEDAFSSLVDAAARVPQEVGEGCENIENESASSAAGSPSESGPTSSAPDSSGSLLPKTNSSYSLPDTTATSTSYESAEEHQDELESPDLSPQRPQVNQTPQSRSTRVPSVLLDPVEAGPMGSHKSASSMDLSLEREDEEETGRRDFLSLRRRKSSMSISQLTTDYHPRRTSSSSSTTTSPSTVKLYPPVHPSYVKTTTRQLTSPIGSPITSPNVPRKTEVTVASVESTQGFRRPKQRSCSIAGPPVESADWLTELDKLRGRQGGRDRFPEREIPERGHAGGLYWTLGTRRAHYGRKTSTATAPYLDVFSGRSLLDRLCVHGGDVSAEKDAKELCHRMLVQGLLHPFSDSTAKLQGHVDAPAVFDEEQLYTWASVGLPVSSHLWELYGGRTSGREQSARSPLHQSSAKTSGALNSQTESSGLKSGPSSPEDESRLIPELERTVDDLRVRVAALQGQRASSAKGGGGGDDPGALSAAPHHKPSQVRGGRPGRTSHEAFVQTSPVGGGFEFDVPFVGGSGGASSSVPEPTESFVCTCQQRRQISTHQAPTPPPPPPPLPPPPPGGVGPPPPPPPPPPPPPFPGFGQCPPPPPPPPPPPGFGPPPPPPPPPGFGPPPPPPPPPPPGMGPPPPPGMGPPPPPLPPGFGPPPPPGSTPATMAQEAAPAKAPIEPPKPMKPLYWTRIQLIAKKPIGPLVWETIEEPSVDFKEFVELFSKSAVKEKKKPISDTISKSKAKQVVKLLNNKRSQAVGILMSSIHLDMKDIQNAVLNMDNAVVDLETLQALYENRAQNDEMDGIKKHINSSKDKEDAKPLDKPEQFLFQLSQIPNFCERVFCILFQSTFHECIASIVRKVEILERVCKTLQSGTCVSQVLGLVLAFGNFMNGGNRSRGQADGFTLDILPKLKDVKSSDNSQSLLSYIVAYYLRHFDEDAGRETCVYSLPEPQDLFQASQMKFEDFERDLPCAAQTEKVCKCSSEDILQPFKGKMEEFLGQATIELETQEKQLADTHKIFLELSVSFSVKPKAGEKEVSPNTFFSIWHEFSTDFKDQWKKQNKLMLQERVKLAEECFKQAKEKASYNVKPKHATGIKAKLGQKI, encoded by the exons ATGCACACCATTAAGACAGTGGAGACCCAGGTGCCCTTTCTGAAAGAGAGCTTCTTCACCACCACTTTCAAAGGCCGAAGGAAGAGCAGCGTCACCAACCTCCTGCGTAAGCAGCAGCACTCACTCCTCAATCaacagcaccagcagcaacCGTGCGTCCGAGAGCGGCGGCATCCTGAccacttcctcccccctccgcccGAGGACGAACCGGGGCCGCGCACCCCGGGGCGCAAGCGACTTGTTCGCTCCACCAGCAGCCCGTTatgcaagacagccgagcgCGCGAGAGCAGATGGGGATAGGGAGGAGGAgcacaaagagagggaggatcagagagggagggaggacgcgCAGGGTCGCGGGGGAGAGCGAGGAGTGAGTGGCGGCGAGCCCGCGGCTGTCGGTGCCggccgccctccccccctcctcctttcatcctCGGCTGAGCTGGGGGAGGCGGCGTCGTCGTTCTCACAGCTGCATGGATCTGTGGTGGGCAGGCAGCGGGGATTAGGAAGCTCTGTCAGGGCCGTGACCGACGCAGACccatcagcatcagcagcagcatcagcagcagcatcagcagcccgGGAGGATGCCCAGCCTCGACCCCAGCAGCATGGCCTGTTAGCCAAGGGTGTCCGCCTGCTCAGGAACATGGGGAACCAGGACACGAAGCAGAAGAAAGCAGGAGGAAgcggtggagcagcaggagatgCCTCCTGTGATGCCGATGCTGGTGAAAGGGAGTTGGATAAGAAAGCTAAAAAGTCCCACAGTAAGAtaagcaaaggaggaggagaacatggCGGTCGGAAGAAGTCAAAGTCGGAGTCGAAGGGTTCTGTGTTTTCCGGCATTAAAATCAGGAAGGGTCTGTCGAAGGCGAAGGGGTCGTCTAAAGAGGACGTGTTGGAAGATGGGAGGCCAGGCCGCTTTGGTAAAGCAGGGCCAAAGCCCTTTGCAGAGGCAGGCCTGTCAGCTGATGAGATGCATTCAGATGTCGAGGGCGATCTTTGCAATTTCACTGCAGACATTCAACAGTTTGGCGGGGATGAGACTGGCCGAAAGACGAGCTCCGGGTCGGACGCCGACCTTTACAGTTTTCACTCGGCAGCAGCGGACACCGAAGACCTGCTCTCTGACATCCAGCAGACCATAAGAGACCAATGTGTGGCCGGGGACAAGCTGGAAATGGTGACTGGCTTCTTATCCCAAGTGTCAACATCTGAAAGGGACCAAGCCTCTCAGAAGGTAACGCCTCACCGGCAATTTGATCTGGATGAGGACGCTTTCTCATCCCTCGTTGATGCTGCTGCACGTGTGCCTCAAGAAGTAGGCGAAGGGTGTGAGAACATAGAGAACGAGAGCGCTTCTTCTGCTGCAGGGTCGCCGAGTGAAAGCGGCCCGACATCTTCCGCCCCGGACAGCAGTGGGAGCCTTCTCCCGAAGACCAACAGCTCGTACAGCCTCCCTGACACCACAGCCACCAGCACCTCGTATGAGAGCGCCGAAGAACACCAGGATGAACTGGAGAGTCCTGATCTGTCCCCACAGCGGCCTCAAGTCAATCAGACGCCCCAGAGCAGAAGCACACGTGTGCCAAGTGTCCTCTTGGACCCCGTGGAGGCCGGGCCGATGGGGTCGCACAAGAGCGCAAGCAGCATGGACCTGTCTCTGGAgcgggaggatgaggaggaaactGGGAGACGGGACTTCCTGTCcctgagaaggaggaagagcagcatgTCTATTAGTCAGCTCACTACGGACTACCACCCAAGacggacctcctcctcctcctccaccaccacctcgcCCTCAACTGTCAAACTCTACCCTCCAGTCCACCCCTCCTATGTCAAGACCACCACCAGGCAGCTCACTTCTCCAATCGGCTCCCCAATTACCAGCCCCAACGTCCCGAGGAAAACAGAGGTCACTGTTGCTTCAGTCGAATCCACCCAGGGGTTCAGGAGGCCCAAGCAGCGGTCCTGCTCCATCGCTGGGCCCCCCGTGGAGTCTGCAGACTGGCTCACCGAGCTGGATAAGCTAAGAGGGAGGCAGGGTGGCCGGGACAGATTTCCAGAACGGGAAATACCGGAGAGAGGTCACGCAGGCGGGCTGTACTGGACACTGGGCACCAGGAGAGCACATTACGGACGCAAGACCTCCACCGCCACGGCGCCCTACCTGGATGTCTTTTCCG GTCGCTCTCTGTTGGACCGGTTGTGTGTGCATGGAGGAGACGTGTCTGCAGAAAAGGATGCGAAGGAACTGTGTCACCGAATGTTGGTCCAGGGTCTGCTGCACCCCTTCAGCGACAGCACAGCCAAGCTGCAGGGACACGTCGACGCCCCAGCAGTGTTTGAT GAGGAGCAGCTTTACACCTGGGCTTCTGTAGGCCTGCCCGTGTCTTCTCACCTGTGGGAACTCTACGGGGGGCGAACGTCAGGCAGAGAACAAAGTGCGAGGTCCCCTTTGCACCAATCCTCAGCCAAGACATCAGGAGCTCTAAACTCTCAG ACAGAATCCAGCGGGTTGAAGTCGGGTCCGTCGTCCCCAGAGGACGAAAGCCGCCTCATCCCTGAGCTGGAGAGGACCGTCGATGACCTGCGGGTCAGGGTCGCTGCGTTGCAGGGCCAGCGGGCCTCCTCGGCaaaggggggcggcgggggcgaTGACCCGGGAGCTCTGAGCGCTGCCCCCCACCACAAACCCTCCCAGGTGAGAGGAGGGAGACCGGGGAGGACGAGCCACGAGGCGTTCGTCCAGACctcacctgtggggggggggtttgagttTGACGTGCCGTTCGTCGGGGGGTCCGGCGGCGCTTCGTCCTCCGTCCCCGAACCCACGGAGAGCTTTGTCTGCACGTGCCAGCAGAGGCGTCAGATCAGCACCCATCAAGCCccgacacccccacccccaccaccacctttaCCGCCACCTCCACCAGGAGGTgttggtcctcctcctcctcctccgcctcccccgcctcccccgccgTTCCCCGGGTTTGGACAAtgtcccccgcctcctcctcctcctcctcctccaccaggttTCGGACcaccaccgcctcctcctcccccgcccggtttcggaccccctcctcctcctcctcctcctcctccgccgggtATgggcccccctcctccgcctggAATgggcccccctcctccacccctgccCCCGGGCTTTGGGCCCCCGCCACCACCAGGCTCCACGCCGGCCACGATGGCGCAGGAAGCCGCCCCCGCCAAGGCTCCGATAGAGCCCCCCAAGCCGATGAAGCCCCTCTACTGGACACGGATACAGCTGATTGCTAAAAA GCCCATCGGCCCCTTGGTGTGGGAGACAATAGAAGAACCGAGTGTGGACTTTAAAGAATTTGTGGAACTTTTCTCCAAAAGTGCTgtcaaagagaagaaaaagccaATTTCAGATACAATCAGCAAGTCCAAGGCCAAGCAG GTGGTGAAGCTCTTGAACAACAAGCGTTCTCAGGCTGTAGGAATTTTGATGTCCAGCATTCATCTCGACATGAAGGACATCCAGAATG CCGTGCTAAATATGGACAACGCTGTGGTTGATCTGGAGACTCTGCAAGCTCTCTATGAGAAC AGAGCTCAAAACGACGAGATGGATGGCATTAAAAAGCACATTAACTCATCCAAAGACAAGGAGGACGCCAAGCCACTGGACAAGCCTGAGCA GTTTCTTTTTCAGTTGTCCCAAATCCCCAACTTCTGTGAACGAGTGTTCTGCATCCTGTTTCAGTCGACTTTCCACGAATGCATCGCCTCAATCGTCCGCAAAGTAGAAATCCTTGAGAGGGTGTGCAAG ACTCTGCAGAGCGGCACGTGTGTATCGCAGGTGCTCGGCCTGGTGCTGGCTTTTGGTAACTTCATGAACGGAGGCAATCGCTCTCGAGGGCAGGCGGACGGCTTCACCTTGGACATTCTGCCAAAACTGAAGGACGTCAAGAGCAGT gatAACTCCCAGAGTCTTTTGTCCTACATCGTTGCTTACTATCTAAGGCACTTTGATGAG GATGCTGGCAGAGAGACGTGTGTCTACTCTTTACCCGAGCCCCAGGACCTTTTCCAGGCCTCCCAGATGAAGTTCGAGGACTTTGAAAGAGATCTCC CATGCGCAGCTCAGACGGAGAAAGTTTGCAAATGTTCCTCTGAAGACATTCTGCAACCCTTTAAGGGCAAGATGGAGGAATTTCTTGGCCAAG